TTTGCTGCGAGCGTTGTGAAGTAGTGTTGGTGGGGACATAAGCTGTCAACACGACCTCACCTTTTTCATTAAAAATCCATCCATGAGCGGGTACTATCTTTTTGACACTGGGACTGGTAGATAGTTGATTGACAGTTGCACTTATTGAATTGAGCGTACTAGCGACAGGTTTGACTAAATCAACGCGTACATTGTCACTGCTGAGGAGTTGATTGGGATTAGATGGTAATCCACCACGTCCAGTGATGACGAAGCTGCTACCTACACCTCTGTGACAGGGATTTTGGGCAATCTGTTGTGTCGGGTCTATGACAGTCTCTGGTAATTCAATTAACCCCTGATTGGGGTTAATATCGGGTGTATTAATACTCACCGTACCTGCAACGCCAAATTGAGAGCTAGCATCAATGTCGTTAGTTCTGTTTCCGGGAATTGCTTGACCTTCAGTCATCCCAAAAATAGCTTGAGTTATGACTTGAATATTGCCTCCTTGACCAGCAGAAGCATTGGCAATGATGTCATTATTCTCTTTGGGGAAAGCGACGATGAACCCATCAGGAGCATTAATGGTAATATTACCTCCATTGGCATTGCTGCTAGCTTTAGCAGAGATTAAGTTATTCTCACCTCTGAAAATTAAATCCCGTACCTGCAAAAAGATATTACCACCTGGGGATTTGCTGAAAGTTTCTGCCTCTAATTTGGCTCCATCGGATATATGTAAAGTAGCAGTAGTAATATTGATATCACCACCTTGTCCCTGAGCTCTGTCGTCACTGCTTGTCTGCAAGGTTGTTTGTTTTGCCTCTTGACGACGGCGGTTGGTCTGGCTCGAAAATTTATCTTTGCCTGATATTTCGACAAAATCTGAAGCAATAATTGCAATATTACCAGGGTTACCAGCATTATTTGATTTTGTTGTCACAAATGACTTGTCAGTTATTGAAATAGACCGCCCAATGATTTGAATTTTACCAGCATTGCCTCTTGCAGGGTTTTGGCGGTTGAGACCTCTGACTTCAGCAGAAAGAGTACTGGTTTGCAAAGACACAGAACCTTGAGATTCCAGGGTAAGATTTCCAGAATTGCCACCATTAAAGCTGACGGCATTAATACCACTATTGTTTGTTAAAGAGATAGACTCATTGCCTTTGAGTGAAATGTCACCGGCTTTGCTATCTTGACTGAAGGTACTGCTGACAAGATAAGCATTTGATAAAGAGATTGATTTATCGGCTTGCAGCGAGATACTACCACCCCCTTTTCCACCACGGGCGTTGTAGATGGAAATCACCTTATTCTCAATGTCTCTACCTCGCCCAATAAGAGAGATTGAACCACTAGCAGTTAGTGAGATATTTCCGCTGCGTCCTCTACCAATCCTGGAACTGTTGTCACTACTGTAATTACTCGCATCTAGTGCAGGCTTATCATCAAGTGTCACATTACGACCTGGAAGTTGATAAGCAGGATTATCTATGAAAATATCACCAGCTTGAATGTTGATGTCACCTGCATCGCCATTCCCCAAAGTGCGGGTACGAAGTATTCCGCCATTGATATCCACTGTTGTCGCTTTGACATCAATATTACCAGCTTTACCTGTTGCCCTTGTATTAATAACATTATTAACCCGGCTGTCCTGATTGACTTTGAGCGTTCCTGTGAGATCGAGATTCACGTCACCAGGCTGTTGGCTATCTGCCGTTAACCCTTGAGCAATGCCAGCAGAAATGCTACTTTGTCCAGAAATATCTAAATTGCCGGCGGTGACCACCACATTGCCCGCGCCTCTACCAGTAACATCCACCTTGGCTGCATTTCCTAGTGATACATCTGCCCTCTGTAGATTATCTGGATAATTTAAGTTAATATTATTACTTGTATTCAAAAGTCCAACTGTTCCCGTTCCTGCGACTCCTGCCAACTCGATACGACCATTGAAAGCCTGCAAGGAACCACCATCTAAGTTCACATCACCGCCTACTAGTGTTAAGGAGTTCCCTGAAGCAACCTCCAGATTAGCAGATTGAGTCGTAATGGTTCCGGGATTGTCCCGAAACCGCAATCCAATAGGAATATTCACGGTTAACAGTGGTGGTGCTTGCGGATTGGTAGCGCTAAACTCAAACCCATTGTCAAACAATAGACTGTTTGCTGTACTTGCCAAAAATGAACCACCAATGTTCAAGCTGGCATTTGGTCCAAAGATAATACCTGCCGGATTGAGTAAAAACAAGTTGGCTGTGCCATTGGCTTTAATCAAACCATCAATACTAGAAACCGAACCACCTGTGACTCGGCTGATAATATTTTGTATATCAGTTGCATTGTTGAACACAGCCGAACCACCTGTGGGTACAGAAAATTCTTTGAAGCTATGAAAAAGGTTTCCTCCCCTTGTTGTGCCATCATTGATGTTGAAATTGCTGCCATCAGGAGTGGTAACGGTTGTAGAGACAGTTCCATCACCAGAAATTTGCGCTTTGAGGTGAGTGATAGGCGCAAGACTTCCTAAAGTGCATAGGGGTAAGGTTATTAAAAATAGGGATCGGCAACCCTGTTTCATTATCAACTCCTCATTTAAAATTGTTTTTCTCAGAGAATTCCTAAAAAGGACTGTAATTAACTGAAAAATAAAAACCCTTCTCTTGCAAAGTGCGATCGCTGGAATCAACATCAGTCAGCCCTATACCATAGTCAAGGCGTGCTGTCAAGCCATCGCCCATCTGCCATTGCAAACCCAAGCCCACACTCACCAAAGTATTGGGGTCAAGATCGCTTGTATCAGAACTATTCCAGCCAATGCCAAAATCAACAAACGGCACGACCTGCAAAACTCCTTCTACCCTTTCTACCCGCACAACGGGCAACCTGACTTCCGCCGAAGCAAAAAAGCCATTATCAACCAACAGCTGATCTTGGCGATAACCCCGGACGCTTTGCAGACCTCCTAAGCTAAATTGCTCTAAAGGTACGAGTGCTCTTGTTGTAAACTGTAGGTCAGAACGTAATACGAGCAAGGTTTCCGGTGCCAAAAGTCGCACATACTGTCCTTGTCCCCGCCAGGAGAAAAATCGACTATCAGGCGGTTCGTTGTTGATAGTGGCATCAAACAACCCGACTCCGAGACTAAATTGAGAGCGAAGGGCAAGGACTTGTTGTGGACTCCGCTGTGTATATTCCTGAAAAAACCGCAGTGCTGATATGCGGGTTTCTCCGTTTTCGTCAGAGCCTGGAGAAAGTGCATAGTCCTCTCCTTGAAGTTTTGTCTTACTTTGCTGTCGAGAAAAAGTTAAACCCAGCGCCAATTCTCGAGTAGGAGATTGGATGATTGGTTGGCGAAAACCCACATCTATGTAAAAAGAGTCACCTGTAATATCGATGCGATCGAAGGGTGGTTCAATGACTGTCGTATCTGTAAATCCGCCTGCCAGGTTGAGTGTACCATTG
The sequence above is a segment of the Mastigocladopsis repens PCC 10914 genome. Coding sequences within it:
- a CDS encoding two-partner secretion domain-containing protein, which encodes MKQGCRSLFLITLPLCTLGSLAPITHLKAQISGDGTVSTTVTTPDGSNFNINDGTTRGGNLFHSFKEFSVPTGGSAVFNNATDIQNIISRVTGGSVSSIDGLIKANGTANLFLLNPAGIIFGPNASLNIGGSFLASTANSLLFDNGFEFSATNPQAPPLLTVNIPIGLRFRDNPGTITTQSANLEVASGNSLTLVGGDVNLDGGSLQAFNGRIELAGVAGTGTVGLLNTSNNINLNYPDNLQRADVSLGNAAKVDVTGRGAGNVVVTAGNLDISGQSSISAGIAQGLTADSQQPGDVNLDLTGTLKVNQDSRVNNVINTRATGKAGNIDVKATTVDINGGILRTRTLGNGDAGDINIQAGDIFIDNPAYQLPGRNVTLDDKPALDASNYSSDNSSRIGRGRSGNISLTASGSISLIGRGRDIENKVISIYNARGGKGGGSISLQADKSISLSNAYLVSSTFSQDSKAGDISLKGNESISLTNNSGINAVSFNGGNSGNLTLESQGSVSLQTSTLSAEVRGLNRQNPARGNAGKIQIIGRSISITDKSFVTTKSNNAGNPGNIAIIASDFVEISGKDKFSSQTNRRRQEAKQTTLQTSSDDRAQGQGGDINITTATLHISDGAKLEAETFSKSPGGNIFLQVRDLIFRGENNLISAKASSNANGGNITINAPDGFIVAFPKENNDIIANASAGQGGNIQVITQAIFGMTEGQAIPGNRTNDIDASSQFGVAGTVSINTPDINPNQGLIELPETVIDPTQQIAQNPCHRGVGSSFVITGRGGLPSNPNQLLSSDNVRVDLVKPVASTLNSISATVNQLSTSPSVKKIVPAHGWIFNEKGEVVLTAYVPTNTTSQRSQQTPAICAAR